The Xenopus laevis strain J_2021 chromosome 4L, Xenopus_laevis_v10.1, whole genome shotgun sequence genomic sequence AGACTAACACAATTAAAGTATCTCCACCGTACCTACTTTACACCACAGAGGCTACATAAAATGAACCCTGCTATTGGACAAGAGTGTCCCAGGTGTCAACACTCCCCAGCTGATTTTTTCCACCTAATATGGAGCTGTCCCAGATCACAACACTTCTGGAAGGCAATAGCAAGAATTATACTAGAAAAAACTGACTTGACCCTCCCACTTGACCCTATGGTGATTTTACTCAATCAGGTGGAGGACCTTTCACCTAGGAGGGCCCAAAGAACCCTAGTTAGTATACTTTGTATGTATGCCAAgaaaacaatagcaatacattggAAGTCCGCAGAGGGCCCGAAGGTTGCAACTTGGGAAAATATGATTGATAAAGCTATACCACTATACAAACTTACTTATATAAGGAGAGGTTGTCCTCAGAAGTTCGAGAAAGTCTGGTCAATATGGATAGACCTGGAGGATAATAGCATGAACCCATGAACTACACTACTGCCCTCTCACACAATCTTACCCCCCAACACATAGGTaattaaaagtatataattaaactcctggtggggtttttttttttttgtttttttttaatagtacaaaaaagaaaagaggaaagagaaaaaagagaaaggaacaaaaaaaaaaaaaccaaaaaagagACATGTTAGGTAAGGGGAGCCAGtggataaatgtataaatgaatgatgaCACCGTAATGttattgttttgtgttttcttttgttggttaatttgcatttactgtactgtacaagTGGAAATCCTTGATCTGTACTTACAATGTATCTATATGTACAATGAGatgcaataaaagaattgttaaaaaaaaacccataaaatattGTTTCAGTAAGTTGTCTTGGATTTATGTATACTTAACTGAtctaatgtttaatgttttcagGAGAGAAGGTTGGGACCAGGAACTTACAATGCTGCTCTTAGTGATTTCAGCCCTTCTGTCCTGGAGAAAAATGCATCAGCTCCTGCCTGGAAAAGAGCGCAAGAAACGGAGAAATTGACTGCAATGCCACACCTTCTTTACAAAGAAACATATGAAAGAAACCGGTTATTGGTGAGATGACGCATATTTGCAAGGCCAGCATATCAGGAGCGAAAGAAAAATGTGCTTTGGACCCACTGACCTAAGGGGGTTCAGCAGCTGATATTTTTCCTCTGATGCAAATTATGTCTTCTATTAAATACAGCTGCACCTGTGGGTCATGCATTTTAGGCAATGCTTAGCTGGTCAATTAGTAGTTATGCTCCTAAGAAGacttttgttctcttttttttttctcagaagcAGAACCTGGGTCCTGGGCGATACAACATAAAATCATTCTTGGATCTCCTAGAGGAAAAGCCTTCTTGCACAAGTGGGGTGTGCGGCACTAGGGAAGTTCGGTTCAAAAAGGATGAGCAGGTACAGACTAAATGCAACAGTTCTTAAAGAGGAACTCTAAAACAACAGTTCAAagatagtaacataataaatttaggttgaaaaaagacacacgttcatcaattTTGTCACCTTTTTGGTCTAACAAGCTTGCCTAACTGCTAACCAGTCTAAAGGGATGTTTTAAATACTCTACATATATGTTGTGCAAATGTGGGATGGTTTCCTAACACAGATGTTCTTTACACCATTGATTTTATCCATAGAAAACTTGCATTTACTTTTTAGCTTGTAGCAGGCTAATCAAAGCCAAGTGCTTACTGGTTGCTCATATTTTCCCCACCAGAGTTATTGGCTATACTCCACATAAATTCTCCAAACAAACAATAAGCCAGCTATTTTGCAACTAATTATTAGCCCCAGTTCTCTCATTATACCTGTGATGCAACACACATACTCATAATGTGATCAAACATGGCTGTCTGCACAAAAAGCTCTCTAGCGATGTGAGCATCATCGCAGTCCCTAGGaacattttttgccaaaataatATTGCTTTATCTTTTTACTTTTCCATAAAACTGTGACAGTTTCCCCTCAATGTGAATAAACACAAGGTCTTTATTATAGGTATATTTTGGACAAATCTTATGAAAAACATGCAGTTTAGTATCTTATGTTGGATTGGTGAGATTTCTATTCTTTTGTTATTATATTTagagcttttattttttagtaatgaTCCTTTTCAACTTCCCTGCAGTTTTGTACCCCAGGACCTGGAAGTTATGGGAAAGGGGGAAATCCATATTCAATACTAGAGGAAAGAGCCTCTAAATCTGCCAGTTCCAAAGGCATTATGGATACTGCTCCTGGGGAAGGACGCTCATTGCCTATTACAGTAAGTAACTGAGTTTTCAGCAGTTTTAGGAAACCTgatatttttctaaattagatTTTCTAATTTCAGGGCTGTGGACTGGGACCTGGAACCTATAATTTAAAAAGTTCCATAAACGAAACCTTGGCTCATGTAGTTGGTAATAGAGGACCATATGACCTTTTCTCTGCATCACGAGATCAACCTATTCTGTATGGACATTTTGCAGAACCTGTATGTATATTTCCTGTATACAGCTAATAATTAACTGTATAATTGTCTGTAATTGTAGATAATTTGTTTTCAATTTATTAAAAAGGTTGTATTAAGAACTAAGCACAAAATAGAAACTGTGGttccgtgttagccagtagccaaaataacaaatagaaaaaacaaaaaaatacaaaaagtattgtagaaatgatacctatattggctaacaaaaatacattgcaagctttcggagcaccaaggcccctttgtcaggcaaaatacaaatgaaagctagaaaggcacagcatatatactgttagatcagtgaagggtattcatgggcaataaattaggacattacagatagatacagatcaattgtagagataataaaatgaattagaGTGGGTTGTATATAGTCCacgagtctggattcagtcaggtcacacaGTGTGACATGACACCTCaacctaaattaaggccctgtcttaatgtgttaaataactccatacatttgaattcatagatcttcctttcctgtttAGTTTTAAAGTTACCTTTTAGAATTCAGACtttcatgtcctgaagactgaCTTTGATTGCAGAAGTGATGCCCCACTGGTACTTATCATATAGACAGCATCAATTTAATAACTACTGGCATTCTACCAACAATTTAATTAATTCCACCCCACCACAAACCTTACCCGTAACCACTCTTAAGGTGGCCTTACACatagagatcctctcgtttggtggTTTTCCCTTAAGTTACGTAAATTGCATATGTTTAGGAGCCCAAAGATCTTGCTTTGGGTCCCACTTACTAGTAATTTTTTCATTTTGGAGACACTCCTATATTTCCGTAAATAGATCCCAATGTAAACAGCTGATGTTGCTTTATAAGAAGCAGTTAATATAAAATAGTTCAAATGAATTAGCTAATAAGTCAGTCAGTTCATTGTGGGTCAATGGAATTTAccttaagttttttaattcatcTGTGGTCAGTGTAGTTTGCCCCTGCCTGCCCTTTCAAGCTTCTCTGCATTGTATTTTGCTTGATACGCAAGTTACGTAAGTTTCTAGGACGTTTTTGCGGACGTTCCATAAATTGCGTAGGTCACATCACCAGAACTTCATCAGGCAACTGCCTTTTCTAACAAATTGTGACGATGGGAGCAGTTGCAAAATTTAGGTTCCAAGTTGTCACTTTTCCTAGATTTataaaaacaatccctgttttgaaACCTATTGCTTGCAAACTTAATTCCAGTAGAAATAATGgtgttgtgtaaaaaaataaaataaaaaaaagcttatcaAAATGTGATGTTTATAGTATAGGCATATCAGAATAGAGACTTGTCAGATGTGCTCCATCTATAAATTTCCCTTTTCCAACCTGTCAGACCTTGCACAGTTAAACCAGTATTTTGTGGGGTAATGATTTTGCTTTTGATTGagattattatatttttcttccCAGAAAAACAGAGGACCAGAGCCTGGAGCTTATAAATTCAAGTCATTTACTGAAGACTTGGGAAGtcatcaaagaaaaaaacatggggtGTTTGGAAAGCTCACTCAGTATCCAGAAGTCCCCACCGAACGAATATTAATCAACAGGCCTAAAACAATTGTTAGTTTTATATATTTCACGCTCCTTCTGGCTACAGCAGCCCATGTTTTTAACAAGTTAATAgtgtgtttttaaatattatcacatatttaaatatgttcACAAGAGTGTTTTTGCTAATGTAAGCAAGAATGGGTGTGCCTCTGGTATTGCCACGCAACCATAACATGTAAGATTTATACAAATATTCTTGTTCAACTTCATGCAATGGTAAAATTCTGTGTATTTTGAAAAAGTCTTttgaggagaactaaaccctaaaaattagtatggctaaaaatgtcatattctttatagtgaacttattgcacctgcctaaagtttcagcttgtcagtagcagcaatgatccagaacttcaaacttgtcacagggggtcaccaacttggaaagtgtctgtgacactcacatactcagtgggctctgagcagctgttgaaaagctaagcttaggggttgtcacaaattatcaagcagaaaatgaggtttgtctgtaatataaaccgatgttacagggctgattattaaattctgatactagttgcactggtttctgtactgacatagtaattatctgtaattactaatcagccttatattgtgacatttctattctatgtgtactgtaaattgtgACTGGGTCCCtaggtgacagcagcacagagcatgtgcagtgaatcagcagaaaagaagatggggagctactggagcatctttggagacacagatctactGCTaagggactgtggttgccttgggctggtatagaagccaaaacataatgtaatttatagctacttctttagttctcctatagTTCCAAAATGTGTTTTAGTGTGTGCAGAGTGGCTGCAATAATGCTTCAGCAACATAATGTGGGTACCATGAAGCAGTTTATGTGGCATATGACtagctgaaacttgtgtattatattatgtcacatgactcgctgaaatttgtctattataataaataaagtacccctgttgcaaaatatgaggatattagaagttacctcagagttccatgacctgtataaaaacattcggcctCGGCCTataggtcatgaaactcctcgataacttataatatccttatgatttataagagggggtaatttattaaatatatattaatcatTGGGGTTAGTGTCTTATAATATGGCACTATCTAGTTGTTGAATAAAGTGTGCCTTTTTAAATGAAACCCAATGGAATAGTTTCTAGTATTAGAAGACAGGGAGGGTCTTCTATTTAAATTCTACTGCTCCCTTACATCAGTGCTATACTTTGCACcgagcccatttactaacataggttcTAACTTGCAAAGTGCAGTTGCCAGTAACTACCAGTCAcctctttgctttcattttctaaagctCGCCATACTGTACACTTCTAGATCCACTGATTTGTCAAGGTAGCCCGGGGCCAGAGATCAAATCATACTGTTGGCCCACATAGACAAACAGGATTATCAAACCTGCATGAGCCAAGTGAGTTTTGA encodes the following:
- the lexm.L gene encoding lymphocyte expansion molecule, translated to MAEKKFSGAPFGSQSARFDVSAAHPDSKKTGSYTEVPYCRKATSELERRLGPGTYNAALSDFSPSVLEKNASAPAWKRAQETEKLTAMPHLLYKETYERNRLLKQNLGPGRYNIKSFLDLLEEKPSCTSGVCGTREVRFKKDEQFCTPGPGSYGKGGNPYSILEERASKSASSKGIMDTAPGEGRSLPITGCGLGPGTYNLKSSINETLAHVVGNRGPYDLFSASRDQPILYGHFAEPKNRGPEPGAYKFKSFTEDLGSHQRKKHGVFGKLTQYPEVPTERILINRPKTIGNPGPGFYDPKPFYEPKRHSAVPFLSSAKRFEKKSCRLLFGSNNPVGVGRYDVAKHIRGKTATPLRSSFLSKTERYLSNPVRDKVLEERLQQKSGSVTNKALLSSSVAVHPSSA